From one Thermatribacter velox genomic stretch:
- a CDS encoding NAD(P)H-hydrate dehydratase, producing the protein MHLVTSDAMQKIEQHLCQQYGIDTLLLMENAGKNVANEALSILKEKNLKQVIILCGGGNNGGDGLVAARQLLSVSSAYPVTVYLLANPEKLKKDPLYNYRVLKNTSARIIEVASVKDIEIYPQSLVIDALLGTGLSKPVTGLYRETVEKINSARDVFVLSVDVPSGINATSGAVMGSSVKADYTVTLGLPKRGLFVFPAREYTGKIKVADIGIPIILQEAFPIKDILITPHLIIEYLPERNPDVHKISAGVVGVIAGSPSMLGAGILASLGAYCAGAGMVVWPLPFSAASLVKIHLPEVVTPLVESTQAQRYYMPSVAEFLGKNFAERKCRSLIIGPGLGVSPATSFFVEKIVQASSHIGGVIDADALNCIAGERQLWKGRLSGWIITPHHGEAARLLGSSPKEVAENRFEAVKQLADYFQCIAVLKGPATLIADPSGNIFVNPTGGPELATAGSGDVLSGVIAGILAQTGKHLESAICGVFLHGLAGDMLARNKKEITAKEIAYQIPAAKKVVRDGQYRIPFMDGD; encoded by the coding sequence ATGCATCTGGTGACTTCTGATGCAATGCAGAAAATAGAGCAGCACCTTTGTCAGCAATATGGAATAGACACTTTGTTACTCATGGAAAATGCAGGGAAAAATGTAGCCAATGAAGCGCTTTCTATTTTAAAAGAGAAAAACCTCAAACAAGTCATCATCCTCTGCGGAGGAGGCAACAACGGCGGCGATGGACTGGTAGCGGCACGACAATTACTCAGTGTATCTTCAGCGTATCCCGTTACCGTTTACCTTCTTGCCAATCCGGAGAAACTAAAGAAGGACCCTCTTTATAACTATCGAGTGCTTAAAAACACGTCAGCCCGAATAATAGAAGTTGCTTCTGTGAAAGATATAGAAATTTATCCACAATCTCTGGTAATTGATGCATTGTTGGGCACTGGTCTATCCAAGCCCGTTACAGGTCTTTACAGGGAAACCGTAGAAAAGATTAACAGCGCCAGAGACGTTTTTGTGCTCTCGGTTGATGTTCCTTCGGGAATTAACGCTACATCGGGTGCAGTGATGGGTTCCTCCGTCAAGGCTGACTATACAGTTACCCTTGGATTACCCAAGAGAGGGCTCTTTGTCTTTCCTGCCAGGGAATACACAGGGAAAATCAAAGTAGCTGACATAGGTATACCTATTATCCTTCAAGAAGCTTTTCCGATCAAAGATATTCTCATCACGCCGCATCTTATAATTGAATATTTGCCAGAACGCAATCCCGATGTTCACAAAATAAGCGCAGGTGTGGTGGGTGTAATTGCTGGTTCCCCATCAATGCTTGGGGCAGGTATTTTAGCCTCCCTGGGGGCCTATTGTGCTGGTGCGGGAATGGTAGTTTGGCCTCTACCTTTTAGCGCTGCTTCGTTGGTTAAAATACATTTGCCTGAAGTGGTAACACCTTTGGTTGAAAGTACTCAGGCACAGCGCTATTATATGCCCTCCGTTGCAGAATTCCTCGGAAAAAACTTTGCAGAGAGAAAGTGCAGGAGCTTGATAATTGGGCCGGGTTTGGGAGTATCTCCTGCAACGTCTTTTTTTGTCGAAAAAATTGTTCAGGCCAGCTCTCATATTGGTGGAGTGATTGATGCGGATGCTCTAAACTGCATAGCCGGCGAACGGCAGTTGTGGAAAGGGAGACTCTCGGGTTGGATTATAACTCCTCACCACGGAGAAGCGGCGAGATTGCTTGGAAGCTCTCCAAAAGAAGTGGCGGAAAATCGATTTGAGGCGGTTAAGCAGTTAGCTGACTATTTCCAGTGTATAGCGGTTTTGAAAGGGCCAGCAACGTTGATAGCCGATCCCTCAGGAAATATATTCGTAAACCCCACTGGCGGTCCAGAGCTGGCCACCGCTGGGAGTGGAGACGTTCTCTCTGGAGTTATTGCGGGCATACTGGCGCAGACAGGGAAACACTTAGAAAGTGCTATTTGTGGTGTTTTTCTACATGGATTAGCAGGAGATATGCTGGCTCGAAACAAAAAAGAAATTACTGCCAAGGAGATAGCCTACCAAATTCCTGCAGCAAAGAAGGTGGTTCGTGATGGACAATATAGAATACCCTTCATGGATGGAGATTAA
- the alr gene encoding alanine racemase, with translation MDNIEYPSWMEINAQNLRNNYLILNELVQNKEYKIIGVVKSNAYGHGVEAIKVLAECGLSSFAVGSVQEGVKLRKSGIKGEVIVLEGIMPEEIEALFFYELTPVVSSCEELELLRENSEKLPLGFYLFIDTGMGRMGFLPLELEAEPFKERFFGLLPQLKGIMTHFACAETDPEYTRAQLHLFIETCHKMERIYGQPLKRYCANSAAFLTLPEARLDGARIGIALFGVSPTTDYSQVEELGLKPVMNIRTRVTHLKELPPGYRISYGATFTTWRTTKVAIAHIGYYWGLPRNLSNKLEVILKGKRVPVLGTITMEQVVIDVTEVEGVQKGDVVTVMGEDGGEMVRPEELAERSATIPHEILCNFGKIECRKVI, from the coding sequence ATGGACAATATAGAATACCCTTCATGGATGGAGATTAACGCACAGAACTTGCGTAATAACTATTTGATTCTTAATGAACTGGTCCAAAACAAGGAATACAAAATAATTGGTGTAGTAAAAAGCAACGCTTACGGACATGGCGTTGAGGCTATAAAAGTTCTTGCAGAATGTGGTCTTTCGAGTTTTGCAGTGGGTAGTGTGCAAGAAGGCGTCAAACTTAGAAAAAGTGGTATTAAGGGAGAAGTGATAGTTTTGGAAGGCATCATGCCAGAAGAGATCGAAGCTCTTTTTTTTTATGAACTGACGCCTGTCGTTTCTTCCTGCGAAGAATTGGAACTTTTGAGAGAAAATTCTGAGAAACTACCACTGGGTTTCTATCTTTTCATAGATACTGGGATGGGAAGAATGGGTTTCTTGCCTTTGGAGCTGGAGGCAGAACCTTTCAAAGAACGTTTCTTTGGATTGCTTCCTCAATTAAAAGGAATAATGACACACTTTGCTTGTGCTGAAACCGATCCCGAATACACTCGAGCGCAGTTGCATCTGTTTATTGAAACCTGCCATAAGATGGAAAGAATCTATGGACAACCCTTGAAAAGATACTGTGCCAATAGTGCAGCGTTTTTAACCTTACCTGAAGCTCGCCTTGATGGGGCTCGAATAGGCATAGCTCTTTTTGGTGTTTCTCCAACTACAGATTATTCACAAGTTGAGGAGTTAGGGTTAAAGCCGGTAATGAACATCAGAACCCGGGTGACTCATCTTAAAGAACTCCCTCCGGGCTACAGAATAAGCTATGGAGCTACTTTTACTACCTGGAGGACTACCAAGGTGGCAATTGCTCACATTGGTTACTACTGGGGATTACCGCGCAATCTGTCCAACAAATTAGAAGTCATCCTTAAGGGGAAGAGAGTTCCCGTACTGGGAACCATTACTATGGAGCAAGTCGTGATTGACGTAACCGAGGTTGAAGGGGTACAAAAGGGGGATGTGGTTACTGTCATGGGTGAAGACGGTGGCGAAATGGTTCGCCCTGAAGAATTGGCTGAAAGATCTGCAACCATTCCTCACGAAATACTTTGCAATTTTGGAAAGATTGAATGTCGGAAAGTAATATGA
- the tsaE gene encoding tRNA (adenosine(37)-N6)-threonylcarbamoyltransferase complex ATPase subunit type 1 TsaE, translated as MKEEKRTGEILLCVKTVLERETLEVGRRILDLARQYGTNLILLVGALGAGKTTLTKGIGEALGIPQEKVTSPTFALIHEYQGQQGIMYHMDFYRLDSWEEVLELGFEEYTSRSGVVVVEWADKFMHHFPNPYITVKISWKDLSAREIIVEYWK; from the coding sequence ATGAAAGAAGAAAAGAGAACAGGCGAAATACTTTTGTGTGTTAAAACCGTGCTGGAGAGGGAAACCCTCGAAGTAGGGAGACGAATTTTGGATTTGGCAAGGCAATATGGAACAAACCTGATTTTGCTTGTGGGAGCTCTCGGAGCAGGTAAGACTACCCTGACCAAAGGTATTGGAGAGGCGCTGGGTATTCCACAAGAAAAAGTAACCAGCCCCACTTTTGCGTTGATACACGAGTACCAGGGACAGCAGGGGATTATGTACCACATGGATTTCTATCGTCTTGATAGTTGGGAAGAAGTGCTGGAGCTGGGTTTTGAAGAATATACCAGTCGATCTGGGGTAGTGGTGGTAGAGTGGGCCGATAAATTCATGCATCATTTTCCAAATCCTTACATTACAGTTAAAATATCCTGGAAGGATTTATCTGCTCGAGAAATAATTGTGGAGTACTGGAAATGA
- a CDS encoding holo-ACP synthase — translation MDLVDIERVKEAFLKFGSRFLEKLFNEEELHYYTPKRLLEGVATLFASKEAVKKLYLQKDINPGWKDIFILHDHKRKIAVKISSKVPPVFEKICLSVTHTPKEVCAVAVGFCFEEAKAKNASGDF, via the coding sequence GTGGACTTGGTAGATATTGAGAGAGTAAAAGAGGCGTTTCTGAAGTTTGGTAGTCGGTTCTTAGAAAAGCTTTTTAATGAAGAAGAGTTGCATTATTATACCCCTAAGCGCCTCCTGGAGGGAGTGGCAACCCTTTTTGCAAGTAAAGAAGCCGTGAAAAAGCTTTATTTGCAAAAAGATATTAACCCGGGCTGGAAGGATATTTTTATATTGCACGACCACAAGAGAAAAATTGCGGTGAAAATCAGCAGCAAGGTGCCACCCGTTTTTGAAAAGATATGCCTCTCGGTTACTCACACTCCTAAGGAGGTATGTGCAGTGGCTGTGGGCTTTTGTTTTGAGGAGGCGAAGGCCAAAAATGCATCTGGTGACTTCTGA